CAGTACATCTTTATTGCGATACGTATCCCAGAGAGAAGGTTCTGTATAATAATTGAAATCAGCCTGCTGCACCTGGCGTTTTGCGTCTGTATACTGACCGTTTACATCACTGCGTAAAGCAGGCCAGAGGAACGAGCGGTACAGGCTGGAATAGAACATACCTTTCTGCTTTTCCGTTCCGCCTTTCACCTGGATGCGCGACAGCAGTTTTTCCCATTGCTGGTTGGCGCTGGTACGTATAGCGGTAAAGGATTTAGCGCCTATCTCCTTCCCGAGGTTCTGCTTTGCATTTTCCATGCTCACGAACGAAAGACCAATTTTCATTTCCACCGGCCTGGTACCATTGGCCAGATGAACGATCGCGTTGCCGTTACGTTTACCCTCTTCTTTTATATTGAGCTTTTCAATATTTGTATTCAGCTGCGCGTAAAAGTAGATGCGTTCACCGGTCTGCTGAAAGCCCTGTAACACATTATTGCCTACCTGCTCTATTTTCCAGTTCGATACCCGGTTGTTAGAGCGGGCGAGGTCGAACAGTATCTGCCGGCCGGAGGCTTGTTTATACGTGTATTGATGGTAGCCGCAACGCAGCGTAGACGTCAGTTTCACGTCTACATCGTAATCATCGAGGTACACCTGGTAATAACCTGGCGCCGCACTTTCCCGTTTGTGCGAAAAGTGAGAGCGCAATGTATCGCCCGGATTAGACATCGGCAGCACCGGGATGTTACATAAGTTCCAGTGGCCTTTGTTGGTGTGCGTGAAGCCGTAAATAATGTTATCCTCATACTCGTAACCAGCACCCGAGCCATATTCGGTCATCGGGCTCAACTGCACCATAGCATTAGGTAACGAGCTGCCTGGGAACGTGAGTCCGGCCCAGGAGCGCCAGCCATCGGGCAATTCGTAGCCGAGTATCTTTGGATCGGTGAGTGGCGCGGTGCCAATAAATGTGTTCACATAACGGGTGTACTGGGCCTTAACCGACGTGGAGGCAAGTAGCGACAATAGTACGCAACGGGAAAGTAGTCTGATCTGTTTCTTCATTAGCTTGCAAAAGTTTCCTATGCCGCCAAATGTAATGCGTTATGCCTCCTGTGTTCAAAAAATTACATAAGTGGTTAAAATAGTACCAAGCTAGAAGTACTTCTCCATGGTGATCCCATAGTTGACCAGCAAGTTCTCGCGACCGGTCCGGTTGAGGCGGTTGTAATTCAAGGCGGCTGTAATGGCAAGCCAGGAGCGCAGTTTCACCGATACAGAATTGACGCTTTTCAGGATGTAATCATTTTGTTTCGTGAACGACTGCTGCCAGAACTGCGAGCCTTCGAGCACGATGATACTTTTGATCGTCCATTTATAATACACGCGCAGTGAGTTACGCACGGTCTGGTACTTGTCCGGGATCGTATCTTCCAATATCAGATCGCTATGCTCGAATAACGGGCCGTCGCTTATATTCAGCACTGCCGTAGGTGTTCTGATCACATCATATGCCACCCCTGCACCTCCCTGGAAGCGGTTATTGATCTTTAACGAGTAACTGCGGTCGTAGGTAGCAAGGCCCCAGTAGAAGAATCGTCGATTGCCGGCATACAAATTAAAGTTGAGGGATGCGGTAACGTCGTTATTCGTTTGTTCACTGTTTTGTGCACCGTACACGTAACCGGCATCGGCATTCAGCACGATCTTCTTTTTACTGATCTTAAAAGCGGCGACATTATTCAGGAGATAAGAGCGGCCGTCATTTGTCTGGTTGATCGACCCTGTGGAGGAATACTTCGCGTAATAATGCACAGAATCGGAGAACTGTGCGGCCACATTAAGGCTACACAGCACTCCGATCCATAAAAAGAGACATATCCGGATAATCATGCCGCCCAGCGCACAATTAACGTGCCTGAATCGGCTCAAATTAGTCTGCGGCTACCATTTCGGCGGGGTCCAGCTTCCATGCATAATCATAGAACCCAGCCAGTTTAACGCCGCTGGCACCTTGCTCCAGCATGCTGGCGGAATATACCATGAAGTCGGCAAAACCGCTTGCACCGGCAAAATATTGGTTGGCATAGGCTGCTTTCATTCCTTCCAGCCCGGAACCCGTTACTACGGCTACGGAAGCGACATCGGAGCCTTTTAACGGCCACACAAAACTTGCGCTCAGGCCGGCACCGTTCCAGGTTTTACCGGCGGCAGTTACTTTATTGCGCGACACCTGTATCGGACAATCCGCCAACAGGACGCTCCACGCTTTATTAGTGCTACTGTTGCCGTAAACAATTACGCCACGGTCTTTGTAGCGGGCAGCGGAATAATCCTTGTCTGCGATAATATCCACCGCGCCATTGCCGCGATAGTACCACGTTTCAGCATCATATCTTGCTTTGTTGAGGCTCCACTCGTTTTCTGCTGCGTTTCCACCGGTGCTGTACACAAACACCATACGATGATTAAATCCATCCTTTAACGTACCGTAACGATGTGGGCCTTTTTCTGTCAGCGGCGCTTTGGACGCTGTTTTGCCGTTAAGCAGGTATACCTGCTGTCCGGCCGTATGGGAACTTTCCACACCATCGATCGTTACTTTTACAGTAGCGCCAGGTGTAAACTCAGACAGGTCGAGGCGCAACAGGCGTACGTTTTCGGTAGTGCCGCTGATCGTGTTGGCCGTTTTATTCCTGTTTAGCCTGATGCGGCTGTATTGTAGCGGGTGCAACTGCTGCTGGATGGACGCCCAGCGGTAGGCATCCGAAATACCGGGACTTGCGGTCATGAAATCGATATTGTTTACGGCAGAATCTACCGGACGGAGATGCCACTTGAAGAACTCGAAGATCGGCTTCCAGTCTACACTGATATCACCGAACCAGTGTTCGCCGCCTGGGTATTCATTGTAGCTGAAGTCTGCATGAAACTTACCCAACAATTCACGCATCTGCCTGGCATAATTTACAGATACCGTACGATCCGCATCACCATGAAATACATATACCCCCAGCGGTTTATAGTTCGATACCAGTTTGATCACATCACTCTGGTTGCCTGCACGCAGCAACATCTGCTCCATCGGCACACTGCTGCTATCCGGGATAAGTCCATCGGCCGAGCCATAACCTTTCAACGTTGGATAACCGGCACTGGGCGCAATAGCAGCCCACTTGTCGGGGTACGTAGCCCCCAGGAACCAGGTGCCATGGCCGCCCATAGAGTGCCCCGTGAGGTAAACATGTTGCGGATCGGGCTGAAACTTTGCACGGGCAATGCCGAGCACTTCCAGCGCATCAAGCCGGCCCCAGTCTTCCCAGTTAAACCCGCGCGGACGGCGGTTCGTAGCAGCTACGAGCGTTCCCCAGTCTTTAGGTTGATACGCCCTCGCCTGCCCTATTGCTTCTACGCCGGCGCCATGCACCGAGAGAAACAAGGCCGCACCGGGTCGCGGACCGTTTACCTGTGGCGTTACCGCGTAGTATTGCAGGCTGCCATCGATCTGGCTGATGAAAGTACCACTGTATTGTTTGCCTTCCGCCACCGCTTCTACTTCTACGGCGGATTGGTCCAGCACACGGCCTTTCTCCACCAGGGCTACCTCGCACGACGTTTTACCCACGGCGTTCACTGCACCTGCATCAAAATAAAAAGGAACTTTACGTGTAGACATAGCCGGTATAACCGGAACATCAGACACCATCGACTTGCCTTGCAGCGTCGCCCGAAGTTGCAGGCCTTTCAGTTCTTTGGCGGAACTGTTGATCACCACGATCGCGCCCTGCAAAGTATCCTGCGCATGGTTGGCTCTGATGGAAGGCATCGTCGGATCTTCCGTATTCAGCTGCACCATTTTTTCCGGCAAACTGAGACTGGCGGTAATCGCTACGCCACGAACGTATATTTCGTTTAATCCTTTTTTAAGTTGTACCGGGATGTACAGCCAGCCCGAGCTATATGGATCGCCGGCATGCGGCACCCCGTTGAAATACAGGCCACTGTTGCCTTTGACATTCAACACGGCCGTACGCGCTACCGGTGATTCGTACGTGAGATAAAAGTACGCACCACGGCCAAAGTTGCCACCACCGCGGCCCATACCGCGACGAAACAAACGATTGGCACTGTCAGCCGTTACCAATTGCCATGACTGTCCTGCCTCAAACGCAGCACCATCCACAGGTTGCTTCAACGTATTCGTGTAAAGCCGGTAAGCCAGC
This genomic interval from Chitinophaga horti contains the following:
- a CDS encoding DUF481 domain-containing protein gives rise to the protein MIIRICLFLWIGVLCSLNVAAQFSDSVHYYAKYSSTGSINQTNDGRSYLLNNVAAFKISKKKIVLNADAGYVYGAQNSEQTNNDVTASLNFNLYAGNRRFFYWGLATYDRSYSLKINNRFQGGAGVAYDVIRTPTAVLNISDGPLFEHSDLILEDTIPDKYQTVRNSLRVYYKWTIKSIIVLEGSQFWQQSFTKQNDYILKSVNSVSVKLRSWLAITAALNYNRLNRTGRENLLVNYGITMEKYF
- a CDS encoding alpha/beta hydrolase-fold protein; its protein translation is MKKIRWALLLLATAPIAQSDAQTLHQFKTGLQVTSPQRYGREAIYSDLLAYRLYTNTLKQPVDGAAFEAGQSWQLVTADSANRLFRRGMGRGGGNFGRGAYFYLTYESPVARTAVLNVKGNSGLYFNGVPHAGDPYSSGWLYIPVQLKKGLNEIYVRGVAITASLSLPEKMVQLNTEDPTMPSIRANHAQDTLQGAIVVINSSAKELKGLQLRATLQGKSMVSDVPVIPAMSTRKVPFYFDAGAVNAVGKTSCEVALVEKGRVLDQSAVEVEAVAEGKQYSGTFISQIDGSLQYYAVTPQVNGPRPGAALFLSVHGAGVEAIGQARAYQPKDWGTLVAATNRRPRGFNWEDWGRLDALEVLGIARAKFQPDPQHVYLTGHSMGGHGTWFLGATYPDKWAAIAPSAGYPTLKGYGSADGLIPDSSSVPMEQMLLRAGNQSDVIKLVSNYKPLGVYVFHGDADRTVSVNYARQMRELLGKFHADFSYNEYPGGEHWFGDISVDWKPIFEFFKWHLRPVDSAVNNIDFMTASPGISDAYRWASIQQQLHPLQYSRIRLNRNKTANTISGTTENVRLLRLDLSEFTPGATVKVTIDGVESSHTAGQQVYLLNGKTASKAPLTEKGPHRYGTLKDGFNHRMVFVYSTGGNAAENEWSLNKARYDAETWYYRGNGAVDIIADKDYSAARYKDRGVIVYGNSSTNKAWSVLLADCPIQVSRNKVTAAGKTWNGAGLSASFVWPLKGSDVASVAVVTGSGLEGMKAAYANQYFAGASGFADFMVYSASMLEQGASGVKLAGFYDYAWKLDPAEMVAAD